In Carya illinoinensis cultivar Pawnee chromosome 7, C.illinoinensisPawnee_v1, whole genome shotgun sequence, the following are encoded in one genomic region:
- the LOC122317119 gene encoding uncharacterized protein LOC122317119 has protein sequence MAVTAKQMALIVGALGFISFVFGIFAETKKPASGTPIPGKGVVICKYPSSPTVAFGYLSTAFLVASTVVGYLSLFYPYKGRSVPQSALFKNSTFTVFFNISLFTAGLGIAFLLWPTITEQLILIRNVHHNLETDCPTAKTGLLGGGAFVSLDSSLFWLVALMLAINAREDYLDDTQQVPINGAMEMAETLHI, from the exons ATGGCGGTCACCGCAAAACAGATGGCTCTAATTGTGGGTGCACTTGGTTTCATCTCCTTCGTGTTCGGAATCTTTGCCGAAACTAAGAAG CCTGCAAGTGGAACTCCGATTCCCGGAAAAGGTGTGGTGATTTGCAAGTACCCTTCCAGCCCGACAGTTGCTTTCGGTTATCTTTCAACGGCGTTTCTCGTAGCTTCGACGGTGGTTGGATACTTGTCCCTCTTTTATCCTTACAAAGGAAGATCTGTTCCGCAATCCGCGCTGTTCAAAAACTCTACTTTCACTGTCTTCTTCAACATTTCTCT GTTCACGGCGGGACTAGGAATAGCTTTCCTGTTGTGGCCAACAATAACGGAGCAACTTATCCTGATACGCAACGTGCATCACAATCTCGAGACCGACTGCCCCACGGCCAAAACAGGTCTGCTGGGAGGTGGAGCTTTTGTGTCCCTGGATTCGTCTCTCTTCTGGTTGGTTGCGCTGATGTTAGCTATCAATGCCCGGGAGGACTATCTAGATGACACGCAGCAGGTACCCATCAATGGCGCGATGGAAATGGCCGAGACACTACATATTTGA
- the LOC122315338 gene encoding uncharacterized protein LOC122315338: protein MAVSVRVMALTVAFCGVVSFIFGVVAENKKPASGTPITGKGVVICKYPSDPTVVLGYLSVVFLIATTVVGYLSLFYPYKGKSVPQAALFRSSSFVVFFNIALFTAGLAATLLLWPTITEQIHLARNVHHNLNTDCPTAKTGLLGGGAFLSLDACLFWLVALMLADNAREDYFDETEKDGVGEQGQVFVDDYTRIPAKASV from the exons ATGGCTGTTTCCGTGAGAGTAATGGCTCTCACAGTAGCGTTTTGTGGCGTCGTTTCCTTCATATTTGGAGTTGTTGCTGAAAACAAGAAG CCAGCGTCAGGAACTCCAATCACAGGGAAAGGTGTTGTTATATGCAAGTATCCATCTGATCCTACTGTCGTTTTGGGGTATCTGTCAGTAGTATTTCTCATTGCAACTACTGTGGTTGGGTATTTGTCACTGTTCTACCCTTACAAAGGAAAATCTGTTCCACAAGCTGCCTTGTTTAGAAGCTCCAGCTTTGTTGTGTTCTTCAACATTGCCCT ATTTACAGCTGGATTAGCTGCAACTCTGCTATTATGGCCAACGATAACAGAACAGATTCATCTTGCACGCAATGTTCATCACAACCTCAATACGGATTGCCCAACTGCTAAAACTGGTCTCCTTGGTGGTGGTGCTTTTTTATCCCTTGATGCTTGCCTTTTCTGGTTGGTTGCCCTTATGCTAGCTGACAATGCTCGAGAGGACTACTTTGATGAAACAGAAAAGGACGGTGTCGGTGAACAAGGTCAGGTTTTCGTAGATGATTATACGCGCATACCTGCAAAGGCCAGTGTGTGA